One uncultured Gellertiella sp. genomic window carries:
- the tolQ gene encoding protein TolQ produces the protein METVGLASAATDVSLWSLFVQAGFIVKLVMLGLLGASVWTWAIVIDKYVNYGRARRQFDQFEQVFWSGQSLEELYRSLSERPGAGLSAMFVAAMREWKKSFERGARSPIGLQMRIDRAMDVTLARESETLEARLSSLATIGSAAPFVGLFGTVVGIMTSFQAIAGSKSTNLAVVAPGIAEALLATAIGLVAAIPAVIAYNKFSGDAGKLTARMEGFADEFSAILSRQIDEKLQPRAAAQ, from the coding sequence ATGGAAACGGTAGGGTTGGCTTCGGCCGCGACGGATGTGAGCCTGTGGTCGCTGTTCGTGCAGGCGGGCTTCATCGTCAAGCTGGTCATGCTGGGATTGCTCGGCGCGTCCGTCTGGACCTGGGCAATTGTCATCGACAAATATGTGAATTACGGACGCGCACGCCGCCAGTTCGACCAGTTCGAGCAGGTCTTCTGGTCCGGCCAGTCGCTGGAAGAGCTGTACCGCTCGCTGTCGGAGCGTCCGGGTGCCGGTCTCAGTGCCATGTTCGTCGCCGCGATGCGGGAATGGAAGAAGAGCTTTGAGCGCGGGGCGCGTTCGCCCATCGGATTGCAGATGCGCATCGACCGCGCCATGGACGTGACGCTGGCACGCGAATCCGAAACGCTGGAAGCGCGGCTCTCCTCGCTTGCCACCATCGGCTCGGCCGCCCCCTTCGTCGGCCTTTTCGGCACGGTGGTCGGCATCATGACCTCGTTCCAGGCGATTGCCGGGTCGAAATCCACCAATCTCGCGGTTGTCGCGCCGGGTATCGCCGAGGCGCTGCTCGCCACCGCCATCGGCCTGGTCGCGGCCATTCCGGCGGTTATTGCCTATAACAAGTTCTCGGGCGATGCCGGCAAGCTGACGGCGCGGATGGAAGGTTTTGCCGACGAATTCTCCGCCATCCTGTCGCGCCAGATCGACGAGAAGCTGCAGCCGCGCGCGGCGGCCCAGTAA